DNA from Mucilaginibacter mallensis:
GCTACGGATTCATGTAGCTTTCCGTTTATTTTATATTTTACTTTGACGGTGAATGTCCCCGCCTTATTGAGGTTAAAATACATTTGAACAGGCTCATAAACATCCTGAGGAGTAATATTTTGTTTAATCCGGGTAGTCAGAGGTAAACATTCATCATCAGTGCAATATTTTCGCATGAATGTTATTTCACTAGGATGCATTCGTATACAGGTGATAGGTAAATCATTTCCTTTAAAGATATAAATAATTGCCTAATATATACAAATGTGATTTTTTATAGTTATTATAATTTAAATTGACTTTAAAGCTTTAAATACTCATATATCATTAATCTACAGAATTATACAACAAATAAACATAACTCATAACATTCATTTACCATATAACCTAAAATCAAATTACGCATTGTTAATTAATAATACAACAAATGCTTTTCTTATTAGTTATATTTACAAAGCCAAACCAATGTTTGATATGACAAAATTAAAGGCAACTATATTATGGCCATACGTTTATTTCCTTGATATATTGGTATCAATTTTTACCGATCAAACCTTTAAACGCTCAAGAGCTATCTCAAAAATATACTACAACAGGTTAGTTAGCAGGGATAATGCCGCGGCCGGAGAAAAAGCAAAACAACAAGAAACAAATAAAGATTCTATTTTTGGGAGCGGTTTCAGAATAAATCAGGACGCCTGATATAATCGACCTTATTCATCTTCTTCGTCATCCCCAGCTATCCATTCGGCATCCAAATCAATATCTTCAGCATCTGGTTCATTGATGTCATCATCAACTTGTATTTCGTGCAGGTCATTTTCTTCCTCTGCATCAAAATCTTCCTCTTCGGTGATGTAATCCTCATCCGGATCAACTAGTTCAATATTATCTGATCGCATTTGGCTACTTTTAATCAGATAACAGGGTTTTAGCTGATTAGTTTCCGTTTTTATAAACTAAATAACAACAAACAGACTACTGCGCCGACAGTGGTATTTAAAAAATTTACCACATTATTACCTATAAAACCTTTACGTTCAAGCGTCGCCCCAAGCACAGAATCAATAATATTACCCATAAAACCTGCTGCAATTATATAAAAAAGCTGCATGCCCCAACTCTTTAATAAACAATACGTTATTGCAATAATTGCAGCGCCTGCCAAACCAATCACTGTACCTTCTAAACTAATTACACCATCAAGTCCTCGTTCATCATTTTTAAAAGTGATGATATTGAAGAATCGTTTCCCATACACTGTTCCAAGCTCCGACGATAGCGTATCAGCAGTAGCAGATGCCAGGCTACCCGCTATCATCAATTGAAATAAGGTTTGATTTTGTGGCCATATACAAGCACATAGACCCAAAATAGCGGATACTCCCCCATTGGCTAATACCTGCCCGGATGTTCTTTTTGAACCCTTGCCTTTTGTTGCCAATGAGGCCAGCATAAAGAATGCTGCCAACAAACTTATACTTGTATAACCTGCACCTGTATAAATTACCGCGGCAACTACCCACCCGGTGATAGCTCCTGTAAGCGTGAGTTTGCGAAGAAAATAACTAAGCGCAGCAGCAATAAATAATAAAATATAGGTCATAAGTTTAGCGTGGACTTACAACAAAGATAGGCTTATGATTACCTTTGACCGATGGACTATTTCAAAAAGCTGCAGGATCTGCTAAAAATTGAACGTACCGAAGATCGTGAGGCTTATTTGAAGCTTACAGCATCCACATCAGTAACTGACCGCAGGGCCGCAGGCTTGTGCTGGTACCCTATTTCAATTACAGGTACTGAACCCAGCAGAGGGGATTATCTGAACGTAGAAATTGAGCGAAGAGCTCACCAGGATATCGCGCATCAACTGCGTTTTGGTAGTCCTGCAATACTTTTTTCAAACCATGACCCAAAAAACGACCGCGTTGAGGGTGTTATCTCCTACCAGGGTGGCGATAGGCTAAAGATCAATCTTTTTACCGAAGAACTGCCTGATTGGAGTCGTGACGGCAAGCTGGGCGTTGAACTGTTGTTTGATGATAACAGCTATGACGACATGAATGTGGCCTTGAAACTGGCTGCTTCCATACCCGAAGACCGGCGGATACAAGTATTAACCGGCCTTAAATCTCCTGTTTTTGCTCCTGAAGCTGATCTTCCTATAAATGATTTAAATGTGAGCCAGCAGGCAGCAGTAAGAAAGATCATTTCGGCACATGATTTAGCAATAGTTCACGGCCCCCCGGGTACTGGCAAAACCACTACGTTGGTACAGGCTATTAAGCTAATGGCGGCAAGTGAGCAGGTGCTGGTGGTAGCCCCAAGTAATACCGCGGTTGATCTGCTCAGTGAAAAACTGGCTCTGGAAGGCTTGAATGTATTGCGTATCGGTAACCCGGCAAGGGTATCGGACAGGCTAATGTCGCTGACGCTGGATAGCCAGATGGCGGAACACAGTTATATGAGGGAGAGCAAAAAGCTTAAAAAGCAGGCTTCGGAATATAAGAACATGGCACATAAGTATAAGCGCAATTTTGGCAAAGCCGAACGCGACCAGCGCAAGGCACTTTTTGATGAGGCGCACAAGATCATGAAGGAAGTTGCCAAAACCGAACAGTTTATTATTGATGATCTGGTAAGTAAAGCACAAGTGATCACTGCTACATTAGCAGGCGCCAATAACTGGACTATAAAAGCACAAAAGTTTAACACAGTAGTAATTGACGAAGCCGGGCAGGCACTGGAACCTGCCTGCTGGATACCCATTTTAAAAGCACAAAAAGTTATTCTTGCGGGTGATCATTGTCAGCTACCACCTACTATAAAATCTGCCGCAGCAGCTAAAAGTGGATTGAGTACTACACTTTTAGAAAAATGTGTGGCATTATACCCCGAAGCTGTTGTTTTGTTAAATGAACAATACCGCATGAATGAGGCGATCATGGGCTATTCATCAAAAGTATTTTATAATAACGAATTAAAGGCACATGCATCAGTTGCCTCTCGGTTACTTTTTGAGGGCGATTCACCATTAAATTTTATTGATACTGCCGGTTGTGGTTTTGAAGAGAAACCAATAGGCACAAGCGTTGCCAATCCCGAAGAAGCAGCATTTCTGTTTAAATATCTTGAAACATTTGTTACCGGTATTGATCCGTTCCCAACCATCGCCATAATATCACCCTATCGTGAGCAGATCAGGTTATTAAAAGAACAACTGGCAAATACACCGGCATTATTACCATTTTTAGACTACGTTTCTGTAAATACTATCGATAGTTTCCAGGGACAGGAACGGGACATGGTATTGATCAGCATGACAAGGAGTAACAGCGAGGGCGAGATTGGTTTCCTTTCGGATATCCGCAGAATGAATGTAGCTATGACCCGTGCAAAGAAAAAACTGGTAGTTATTGGTGACAGCTCTACCTTAACAAGGCTGCCTTTTTATGCAGATATGATAACTTATGCAGAAGATCTGGGTGCTTATAAAAGTGCCTGGGAATATTCTTTTCTATAAGCCTTAAAATGTCCTTCTTGGCCTTTTCTTTTTCACAGGAGGTGGAGTTGGCGCTACAGGAGCATTTTTGTTATCAGCTACGCGCACACTTATCTTCCTGTCATCAATTTCAGCGCCGTCAAGCGCGGCAATGGCCCGACGTGCGCCTGCTTCGTCATTCATATGAATAAAGCCATAGCCAAGGCTTACATCTGTTTCCTTATCAGTAACCACAGTAACAAGATCAACAAGCCCGTGAAGACTGAATAGCTCCAGGAGTTCGGTTTTATCCATATCGCGCGGGAAACCCACGACAAATAATTTAGTCATTGTGATTTGCTTGTTACAATACAAAGATGGAAATTATTTTATCAAATTTCAGAATTAGATTTAAAGTAAAATATATCTTTTTATAAATATCGCAATTTTGATAGCTTAATATTTGTAAGTTGCATTAAAAACATGATATATATAATTGCATTCATCGTAATCGGCCTGGCTGGCTATTTTATCCTCCGACCAAAAAACAAACCTGAGATAAGTATCCAACCACAGCAATACCAGGCATTACTTGAAGTTAACGTTGCTTATTATCGCAAATTGGATGCAGCAGGTAAAGTCCAGTTTGAGAAATTGGTGGATGCTTTTTTAAATGACATTAATATTGAAGGTGTAGGCACTGAAGTTACTGATACCGATCGCGTGTTGGTCGCATCCAGCGCAGTGATCCCCATCTTTGGTTTCCCCAACTGGAAATATAAGAACCTCACCAATGTAATCCTCTACTCTGACACATTCGACCAGGAATTTCAGTTTGAGGGCGAGAACCGCAGTATATTGGGTATGGTAGGTTCGGGCTATATGAACGGGCAAATGCTATTATCTCGCGCAGCGTTAACAAAAGGATTTTCACCCACTGCCGGGATGGAAAACACAGCCATACACGAATTTGTACACCTGCTCGATAAATCAGACGGGGCAACAGACGGCATACCGGAAAACCTGATGGCCCATGAATATGCCGCCCCATGGCTGCACATGATGCATGTTGAAATGCACCGCATAGCAGAGGGTAAATCCGACATCAATCCTTACGCCCTAACCAATGAAGCCGAATTTTTAGCAGTAGCCTCAGAATACTTTTTTGAGAAACCAGATCAGCTGCAGCATAAGCATCCTGAAATTTATGAGCAGCTAAGCCTCATATTCGGGCAAAATCCTGTTGCTTGATCGCTTTATAGGTGCATTTTTATGAATTAATATCCAGCTATTAAAACCTTATACCGCCGTGTAACGTAACTCTTATATAGTGCAATAGTCGGCTTGTTCATTATAATGTAACAATATAGTTTCCGAGGCTAATAAAAGTACTATATAAAGATTTTTTACGCTTAAAATAAAACAAAACGTGTTACAACTTCTTTTTAAATAATTGTTTTTTGTATTATTACCCATACGTATAATCCATAGTGATATGCATAGTATAATACTACATAAAGCGAGCTGAATTTATTACTATGCGCAACAAAATACCCCTAAGTGCAAAAGTATTACTGCTAATACTTATTCCCTTTAGCATCCGGGCTAAAACAGTCACCTACCCGGTAAACGTTGGCAGCTTGGTTTGTGAATATAAAACAAATCCCATATCAGTTGATGTGAGCAATCCGCGTTTAAGCTGGAAGCTTTATACTTTTATAAGAAGCACCAAGCAAAGTGCCTATGAGATAAGGGTTGGGAGTAATGCCTTGCTGCTAACCAAAGGCAAAAAAATATTGTGGGAATCGGGCCGTATTAATTCTGATCAGTCTATCCAGGTGCCTTATAAAGGCCCGGCGCTGACCTCACGCGAGAAATGTTACTGGCAGGTACGGGTATGGAACAATAAAAACCAGGCATCGGGCTGGAGCGAGGTTAATTACTGGAAAATGGGCTTACTGAACCGCAGCGACTGGGTAGCTCACTGGATACAGGACACCTATAAGTCCGACACTACAGGCGGCCCAAGCCCAATGTTCCGGAAAGAGTTTAACATCAAAAAACCAGTAAGAGCTGCATATCTTTATATCACCGCCCACGGCGTTTACGAAGCGCAACTGAATAATGAAAGAGTTGGCAACGATTACTTCACGCCCGGTTTTACCAGCTATAAAAAGCGCTTACAATACCAGGTATACGATGTTTCATCTGCTATAAAAAAAGGCGATAACGCTATTGGTGTAACTTTGGGTGATGGCTGGTACCGCGGCTATACCTATGATCGTAAAAAAAATGTATATGGCAGCAAACTGGCACTTCTTTTTCAGCTGGAAGTGATCTACGAAAATGGTAACCGACAAATTATTACTTCCGATAAAAATTGCCGCGTTACTTATGGGCCAATCCTTAAATCATCATTTTTTGATGGTGAACTGTATGATGCCCGCAATGAAAAACCGGGTTGGTCGGGTGTAGGCTATAACGTTAGCCAATGGGATAATGTACAAACTAACGATAGCATAAAAGATCATCTGATCGCTATGTACGGCCCTCCTGTTACCAAGCATGAAAAATTTGTGCCTATACAGGTATTAACAACACCCGAAGGCGACCGCGTGGTTGATTTCGGGCAGAACCTGGTTGGCTGGGTGCAATTCAAGTTAAAAGGAAAAGCAGGTGATACACTCCGCTTATTTCACGGTGAAGTACTCGATCAAAAAGGAAACTTCTACAATAAAAACCTGCGCACAGCAAAACAGGAGATCACTTATGTTTTCAAGGACGATGATGCCGAAACTTATGAACCTCATTTCACTTTTCAGGGTTTCAGATATGTGAAAATCCAGGGCTATACCGGCCCTATTGATTCAACAAACTTTGTGGCTTATGCTTTATATTCCGATATGGGGCAAACAGGCAACTTCTCTACCTCAAATGAACTTGTAAACCAGCTGCAGCACAATATTCAATGGGGACAAAAAGGCAACTTTATTGATATCCCCACAGATTGCCCTCAACGCGACGAACGTATGGGTTGGACTGGTGACGCACAGGCATTTTGTAGCACCGCAACTTTCAACATGAATGTAGCAAGCTTCTTCACCAAGTGGTTAAAGGATCTCTCTGCCGATCAGCTTAAAAATGGTGCTGTGCCTTATGTAATACCCAATGTTTTGGATAGCACTTATGTTGCCGCCTCCGGCTGGAGCGACGTGGCTACCATTGCCCCCTGGACTATTTATTTAGCCTACGGCGATAAGCAATTATTACAGCAGCAATATGCAAGCATGCAAAGCTGGGTGAGCTACATACAATCGCACAGCAGGAATAACCTGTGGGATACCGGCAACCACTTTGGCGACTGGCTTTTTTATTCCGGCACCGATTATGAAGATGGCGCTGCCCTAACTGACAAAAACCTGATAGCGCAGGCGTTCTATGCATATTCAACCCAATTGCTGATCAACGCGGCCAAGGTTTTAGGTCGTGATGAAGATGTAAGGATCTATACTTTATTACTAAACAGCATAAAAAAAGCCTTTCAAACAGAATATGTTACTCCAAGCAGCAGGATGATCTCGGGTACGCAAACATCTTATGTACTCGCGCTTAATTTTGACTTGCTGCCCGAAAATTTAAGGGCGTCAGCCATACAAAGATTAGTACAAAATATAGATGACTATGACGGACACATTACCACGGGCTTTTTGGGTACACCCTACATATGCCAGGTATTGACCAGGTTTGGGTATACCGATGTTGCCTTTTCGTTACTAATGAAAAAATCATACCCATCGTGGCTTTACCCGATTACCAAAGGTGCCACCACCATATGGGAACGCTGGGATGGAATAAAACCGGATGGCACTTTACAGGACCCGGCTATGAATTCATTTAATCACTATGCCTATGGTGCCATAGGCGATTGGATGTATAAGGATATCGCGGGCATACGTACCGATGAAAGCTCAGCGGGTTTTCACAAAATATGGATAACTCCGCATGTTGGCGGGCACCTTACATCAGCCCAGGGCACACTGGAAACCATGTATGGCGAAGTAAAATCATCATGGAGCATTGCCGACAGTACTTATACACTTAATGTAATTATCCCACCAAATACAACGGCAAACATTGTTTTGCCCTCAGTTTCGGGTTTAATAACAGAGAGCGGTAATAATATTTTCACAGTACCGGAGATCAGCAATATTCAAAAAAGCAGTACGGGAATGCAATTAACAATAGGCTCTGGTGATTACACTTTTGTTTATACCTATAAACCAATTGTACCTGTGGTTAAGCACTAAAAAAGCACTACAACTTAATGTATTGTTATTGATATACATTTAAATGCGATATTAAATCTATTTTTAACATATGATCCTATCTGAAAACCACCCTGCCGAAAAGAGCTTTAAATATCGTTGTTTGCTAAAAGTATTTTTATATATAACAGCTATCGTATTGACAACAAACAGTGATCTGTTTGCTCAATTACATATCGTTCCACAACCGGTTAGTGCTGTTCAGCAAAAGGGTTCTTTTAGTGTGAAAGATGGGGCTACAATTGCAGTAAATGCAGAGAGTCAAATTGTAGGAAGTTATTTACAGCAGTATTTAAAAGATACTTACCAGTTAAATGTAAAGGTTAAGAAGTACGATCAAATTCCGCAAAACGCAGCCATACAATTAGTGAGCAAGGCTACCGATACGGTCAAAGGTGCTTATACTATGTTGGTATCCACTAAAAGCATAATCATAACAGGCAGCGGGCCGGGATTATTTTATGGTGTGCAGTCGCTGATCCAATTATTACCTGGTACTATAAGCAAATCATTAGCCGTTCCTGCCTGCCAGGTAGCAGATGAGCCCCGCTTTCAATGGCGCGGCTTGAGCATTGATGTTAGTCGCCATTTCTTTACGGTTGATGAAGTGAAAAAATACATCGATATGATGGCGCATTACAAACTGGATATTTTGCACTGGCATTTAACCGACGATGAAGGCTGGCGCATACAAATTGATAAATACCCCCTTTTGACTGAAGTTGGTGCCAAAATAGCGTATTATGCAAAGCAAGGAAAATTCAGAAAGCTGGATAACCTGAATGACGACGGTAGGGACGGTTTTTATACTAAAGATGATATCCGTTCCGTAGTAAAATATGCGCAGGACAGGTTTATTACCATTTTGCCTGAAATTGAAATGCCGGGCCATAGCGAGGCGGCAATTTTTGCTTATCCGGAATTGGGTTGCAAGGATTCGACAGGCGCGGCACACCGAGTGCGCATGCTTGATCCAAGCGAATATACATTCACCTTTTATGAAAACG
Protein-coding regions in this window:
- a CDS encoding RNA recognition motif domain-containing protein, which encodes MTKLFVVGFPRDMDKTELLELFSLHGLVDLVTVVTDKETDVSLGYGFIHMNDEAGARRAIAALDGAEIDDRKISVRVADNKNAPVAPTPPPVKKKRPRRTF
- a CDS encoding DUF92 domain-containing protein; protein product: MTYILLFIAAALSYFLRKLTLTGAITGWVVAAVIYTGAGYTSISLLAAFFMLASLATKGKGSKRTSGQVLANGGVSAILGLCACIWPQNQTLFQLMIAGSLASATADTLSSELGTVYGKRFFNIITFKNDERGLDGVISLEGTVIGLAGAAIIAITYCLLKSWGMQLFYIIAAGFMGNIIDSVLGATLERKGFIGNNVVNFLNTTVGAVVCLLLFSL
- a CDS encoding alpha-L-rhamnosidase, with the protein product MRNKIPLSAKVLLLILIPFSIRAKTVTYPVNVGSLVCEYKTNPISVDVSNPRLSWKLYTFIRSTKQSAYEIRVGSNALLLTKGKKILWESGRINSDQSIQVPYKGPALTSREKCYWQVRVWNNKNQASGWSEVNYWKMGLLNRSDWVAHWIQDTYKSDTTGGPSPMFRKEFNIKKPVRAAYLYITAHGVYEAQLNNERVGNDYFTPGFTSYKKRLQYQVYDVSSAIKKGDNAIGVTLGDGWYRGYTYDRKKNVYGSKLALLFQLEVIYENGNRQIITSDKNCRVTYGPILKSSFFDGELYDARNEKPGWSGVGYNVSQWDNVQTNDSIKDHLIAMYGPPVTKHEKFVPIQVLTTPEGDRVVDFGQNLVGWVQFKLKGKAGDTLRLFHGEVLDQKGNFYNKNLRTAKQEITYVFKDDDAETYEPHFTFQGFRYVKIQGYTGPIDSTNFVAYALYSDMGQTGNFSTSNELVNQLQHNIQWGQKGNFIDIPTDCPQRDERMGWTGDAQAFCSTATFNMNVASFFTKWLKDLSADQLKNGAVPYVIPNVLDSTYVAASGWSDVATIAPWTIYLAYGDKQLLQQQYASMQSWVSYIQSHSRNNLWDTGNHFGDWLFYSGTDYEDGAALTDKNLIAQAFYAYSTQLLINAAKVLGRDEDVRIYTLLLNSIKKAFQTEYVTPSSRMISGTQTSYVLALNFDLLPENLRASAIQRLVQNIDDYDGHITTGFLGTPYICQVLTRFGYTDVAFSLLMKKSYPSWLYPITKGATTIWERWDGIKPDGTLQDPAMNSFNHYAYGAIGDWMYKDIAGIRTDESSAGFHKIWITPHVGGHLTSAQGTLETMYGEVKSSWSIADSTYTLNVIIPPNTTANIVLPSVSGLITESGNNIFTVPEISNIQKSSTGMQLTIGSGDYTFVYTYKPIVPVVKH
- a CDS encoding M90 family metallopeptidase, with the protein product MIYIIAFIVIGLAGYFILRPKNKPEISIQPQQYQALLEVNVAYYRKLDAAGKVQFEKLVDAFLNDINIEGVGTEVTDTDRVLVASSAVIPIFGFPNWKYKNLTNVILYSDTFDQEFQFEGENRSILGMVGSGYMNGQMLLSRAALTKGFSPTAGMENTAIHEFVHLLDKSDGATDGIPENLMAHEYAAPWLHMMHVEMHRIAEGKSDINPYALTNEAEFLAVASEYFFEKPDQLQHKHPEIYEQLSLIFGQNPVA
- a CDS encoding AAA domain-containing protein, whose translation is MDYFKKLQDLLKIERTEDREAYLKLTASTSVTDRRAAGLCWYPISITGTEPSRGDYLNVEIERRAHQDIAHQLRFGSPAILFSNHDPKNDRVEGVISYQGGDRLKINLFTEELPDWSRDGKLGVELLFDDNSYDDMNVALKLAASIPEDRRIQVLTGLKSPVFAPEADLPINDLNVSQQAAVRKIISAHDLAIVHGPPGTGKTTTLVQAIKLMAASEQVLVVAPSNTAVDLLSEKLALEGLNVLRIGNPARVSDRLMSLTLDSQMAEHSYMRESKKLKKQASEYKNMAHKYKRNFGKAERDQRKALFDEAHKIMKEVAKTEQFIIDDLVSKAQVITATLAGANNWTIKAQKFNTVVIDEAGQALEPACWIPILKAQKVILAGDHCQLPPTIKSAAAAKSGLSTTLLEKCVALYPEAVVLLNEQYRMNEAIMGYSSKVFYNNELKAHASVASRLLFEGDSPLNFIDTAGCGFEEKPIGTSVANPEEAAFLFKYLETFVTGIDPFPTIAIISPYREQIRLLKEQLANTPALLPFLDYVSVNTIDSFQGQERDMVLISMTRSNSEGEIGFLSDIRRMNVAMTRAKKKLVVIGDSSTLTRLPFYADMITYAEDLGAYKSAWEYSFL